GGTATCGATGGCATCGGCGATACCCTGCAGGTCGTTCGGATTGATCATCAGCGACTCACCCAACTCGTGGACGGCACCGGCGGTTTCGCTGAGAATCAGGACACCCGTATCGTCCCTGCGGGCCGCCAGGTACTCCTTGGCAATCAGGTTCATCCCGTCCCGCAGGGCTGTAACCAGAAGCAGGTCAGCCTCCATGTATAGGGCGGTCAGGTCTTCAAAGGAGAAGGAGCGGTAAAAGAAATGAATCGGCGTCCAGCCCAGGCTGCCGTGCCGTCCATTGGTTGCGCTTACCAGTTCCCGGATCTCCTTCAGGAGGTCCTGATACTCCTCAACTTCGGTACGGGAGGGAGCGACTATCAGGAAAAGTTCCACCTTTTCATGATATTCCGGGTGCTGGTCCAGAAAAAGGGCGAAGCTTTTTATGCGCTCCGGGATTCCCTTGGTGTAGTCCAGCCGGTCCACCGAAAGGATTGTCCTCTTTCCCGACAGTTCCCGCTTTACCTCGGCATGAGCGGAGATAACCTCCGGTGTATTGTCCGCCTGATTGTACTTTTCGTAATCGATCCCCATGGGAAAGACATCCGCCCGCACAAGCCGCTGCCCCGCGGTCAGATATCCAAGACTGAACTCGTAGCCCAGAAGCCTGCGGGCGCTGGAGATAAAGTGGCGCACGTAGTCATAGGTATGAAAACCCAGCAGGTCCGAACCCATCAGGCCCTCCATGATCTCCTCACGCCAGGGCATCAGACGCATGATTTCGTAGGAAGGAAAGGGAATATGCAGAAAAAAGCCCACAAGGGCTTCGGGAAACTCCTCGCGGATCATCTGTGGCAGCAGCATGAGCTGGTAATCATGGACCCAGATTGTATCTCCCGGTTCAATATATGGTTTGAGCTCTTCAAAAAAAAGCCGGTTCACCCGGAAATAGGCCTCCCACTGGTCGGTATGGTAGTGGGCCCGGTTGGGAAAGTAGTGGAACAGGGGCCAGATGGCCTCGTTGCAGAAGCCTAGGTAGAAATCTTCAAAGTCCTTCCTGGACAATTGAAAGGGTACGCAGCTCTCCTCCCGCATCAGGAGGCGCTTCAGCTCCTCCGCGTCGGAACCGGATACATCCTCCTCGTGGAGGCCGCTCCATCCCACCCAGAGGCTTCCGCCTTCGTTGTGAACGGAACTCAGTCCCGTTGCCAGCCCGCCGATACTGCGGGTAAAACTGTACTCTCCGCTTTCGGGATTACGATTAATCGTTACCGGAAGCCGGTTTGATACATAGATAATTTTTGCCATATACTCCTCGTTATATCGTCGTAACCGGCTCCCGGGTAAGGATGTACTCACGCATCAGCTTCGCCGCCCCGGAAGGCAGGGAGGCGCCGAGGCTGACAATTCCGAGCTCCCTGTCGGGCAGGGCCGGTTCTGTATTAATAATAAACAGCTCCCCTGCGGAAACTGCCCGTTGAATACTCATCTCTTCCACGTGGGCAATGCCGAATCCTATCTTTGCAAACTCCTCCAGCAGATCCATGCTCTCGAGTTCTATGGCGGGAACGACCTTTATTCCCCGGGACTGAAGAAAGTGATCCAGCAGCTTGCGGGTGGTACTTTCACCGTTCAAAAGGAGCAGGGGATATTCCGCCAGGTTCTCGATTCTGCAGCGCCCGCCCCGCAGTTCTTCAAAACGCCGGGAGGCCACAAAGACATCCCTGACCCTTCGGAAGGGCTGTATCGTATACTGCCCCGATCCTGCAGGAAGGGAGACTATACCGAAATCGATGCTGCCGTTTTTCAGCAGAGAGAGGATTCCGGAGCTTGTCCGGTTCTTTACCTGGATCCTGATCCCCGGATACTCCTCGGCAAAGCTCTTGAAGATGGGGATCAGATGATAGCGGCAGATGGTATCCCCCACGCCGATTCTCACCTCCCCGGAATCAAAGCCCGCCATCTCCTTGAGACTCCGCTCACCGGCGGAAAAATTGAGGATACCCTGGGAAATATGACGGAACAGGACCTCTCCCTCATGACTGAGGCGTATGCGCCTTCCGTCCCGCAGGAACAGGGGAGTCCCGAGCCGGGATTCCAGGTTCTTGATCGCCTGGCTTACCGCCGACTGGGTAATGTGCAGTTCCTCCGCACCTTTGGTAAAACTGCCCGCACCGGCGACACGATGGAAGATTTTATATAGTTCGTAATCGATATCCATTAGTATAACTTATCTTATAAATAAATAACATTAATTTTACTAAAGTTCAAGATTCCGCTATCATGAGCGCATAGTCCAGATTATGCAGGAGGCCCCCATGGTCCGACGGGTTTACGTCGAAAAATTGTCCCCCTTTGCCCACGAGGCGCAGCACACCCTCAAAGAGATTTCCGGGAGCCTCGGAATCAGGGGAATCCACGCCGCCCGTCTGCTTCACCGTTACGATATCGACGGCCTCTCGGAACCGGAGTTCCGATCCGCTGCGGAGACAATTCTGGCTGAGGCTCCGGTGGACAGGGTCCATTACGAGCTTCCCGTCTTGAGCCCGAAAGACCATGTCCTCGCCATCGAAGCCCTGCCCGGGCAGTATGACCAGCGGGCGGACTCCGCCACCCAGGCGATTCAGCTGATGACCCACGCTGCTCCGCCGGCGGTCAGCGCTGCCGGGGTCTGGATCTTCACCGGCGACATCTCCCCTGAGAATATGACGGCCATCCGGGAGTACCTGATAAACCCCGTGGAGTCCCGGGAGGCTTCCCTTGATCTGCCGGAATCCCTGGAACTGAAAGCCCCGGAACCTGCTCAGATCCCCCTGGTGGACGGCCTGATGGATGCCGACGGAGAGACCCTGAGGAACATCATGAACCGTTACGGCCTTGCCATGTCGGAGGCCGACCTGGCCCTCTGCCGGGACTACTTCCGTAACACGGAGAAGCGGAACCCCACCGAGACGGAACTGAAGGTACTGGACACCTACTGGTCCGACCATTGCCGGCACACAACCTTCCTGACCAGTCTGGAAGAAATCAGTTTCGAAGACAATCCAATATCCCGGCGCATCGAAGCCACCTACCGGGAATACCTGGAACTGAAGAAGCTCTGCTCCCCCAAAAAGCCGGTATCCCTTATGGACCTGGCGGTAATCGTCATGAAGGAGTTCCGGGGAGACGGCAGGCTGGAGGATCTGGAGGTCTCGGAAGAGATAAACGCCTGCAGCATCCGGGTGGAGGCCCGGGTGAACGGCAAACCCGAGCCCTGGCTAGTGATGTTCAAGAACGAGACCCACAACCACCCCACGGAGATCGAACCCTTCGGCGGGGCCGCCACCTGCCTGGGCGGGGCAATCAGGGACCCCCTCTCCGGCCGCTCCTATGTCTACCAGGCCATGCGCGTCAGCGGAGCGGGAGACCCCGGGACAGCCCTTGCGGACACTCTGCCGGGAAAACTTCCCCAGCGGAGCATCTGCACCACAGCGGCCCGGGGCTACAGCTCCTACGGCAACCAGATCGGGATAGCCACCGGGAAGGTCCACGAGTTCTATCATCCCGGTTACATCGCCAAGCGCATGGAGATCGGAGCGGTTATCGGCGCAGCCCCGGAACGCAACGTCAGCCGTCTTGAACCGGCCCCGGGAGACCTGATCCTCCTGGTAGGCGGCAGGACCGGTCGGGACGGCATCGGCGGGGCCACCGGCTCATCACGGGAGCACTCCCAGGATTCCCTGGCAAGCTGTGGTGCGGAGGTCCAGAAGGGCAATCCCCCCACGGAGCGCAAACTGCAGCGCCTCTTCCGGGATCAGGAATTCTCCCGGCGCATCAAGCGCTGCAACGACTTTGGCGCGGGAGGGGTTGCCGTCGCCGTGGGAGAACTGGCCCCGGGACTGGAGATAAACCTGGACGCGGTCCCCAAGAAATATGCCGGTCTGGACGGCACGGAGCTCGCTATCTCCGAGTCCCAGGAACGCATGGCCCTGGTAATCGAGGCCGGGGACCTGGATTATTTTATCCGACGGGCAGCGGAGGAGAACCTCGAGGCCACAAGGATCGCCGAGGTTACCGACTCCGGGCGTCTCGTGATGCGCTGGAACGGCAGTACCGTCGTCGATCTTTCCCGGGACTTTCTTGACACCAACGGAGCGGAACAGCAGAGCAGTGCTTGTATCGAAGGGCCCCTGACTGAGGAACCTCCCTTCGATCTCGATAAGCGGTCCCGCAGCTTTTCTGAACAGCTCCTCTCTGTTCTTTCCGGGCTGGACTCTGCCGGCCAGGAGGGGCTCGGCCAGCTCTTCGACTCCACCATCGGGGCTGGCAGCCTCCTGATGCCCTTCGGCGGAAGGACCCAGACCAGCCCCTCCGACGGTATGGCGGCCCTCCTCCCCCTGGAGGAAGGTGAAACGGACACGGCCACCCTGATGAGCTTCGGCTTCGACCCCAGGATCAGCTCCTGGAGCCCCTATCACGGAGCCGTCTACGCGGTACTGCAGAGCGTCGCCCGCATTACCGCCATGGGGGGAGACTACCGCAGAACCCGGCTTACCCTGCAGGAGTATTTCGAACGGCTGGGGAAGGACCCGAAGCGCTGGGGAAAACCCCTGGCGGCCCTTCTTGGTGCTTTCCACGCCCAGCGCGCCCTGGGAACACCCGCCATCGGAGGCAAAGACAGCATGTCCGGCTCCTTCGAAGAGCTCGACGTTCCCCCGACCCTTGTCTCCTTTGCAGTCGCCCCCGTCACGGCGGAGCGGGTAATTTCCCAGGAGCTCAAGGTGGCCGGCAGTACGCTGCTTCTGTTGAGCATTCCCCGGGACGACGATTACCTGCCGGACCTGAAAATCGCGGCGGAAACCTACGGCAGGATTCACGCAGCGGAACCCGGAATTATCCGCAGCGCCAGAAGCATTGGGGCCGGAGGTATCGCAGCTGCCCTTGCGGAGATGGCCTTCGGCAACGAACTGGGCGTGGAGATCGACGGAAGCGTCGCGCGGGAGGACCTCTTCCGCCTGGAATACGGCAGCATAATCCTGGAGGTATCCACGGACAGCCCATGGCGGGAGCTTTTCCAGGGTCTCCCCTGCCGGGAAATCGGCCGGGTAATCGCCGGGGGAGAACTCAGGTTCGGAACGGAGGTTCTGCCCCTCGACACCGCTCTGGAGGCCTGGAGGAATCCCCTCCTCAAGGTATTCCCTATCGCCCCTTCGCCGGCGGAAGCATCAGGGAAGGTGGAAGTCCGCGGGGAGAAGAAATCCGCGGTGACTGCAGCCCGCAGCTACACAGGTCCAAAGGTTTCCCCCCGGGTCCTGATTCCCGTGTTCCCCGGGACGAACTGCGAATACGATTCAGCCGCCGCCTTCCGCAGGGAGGGGGCGCTCCCTGAGTTTGCCGTCGTTCGCAACCTGAACCCCCGGATGGTAGATGAATCCATCGCCCGGATGGCCGCAGGGCTCAAGAAAGCCCAGATCCTGATGATCCCCGGCGGCTTCAGCGCAGGAGACGAGCCGGAGGGGTCGGGAAAGTTTATCGCCGCCTTTTTCCGCAACCCCGAGCTGACAGACGCGATCCATGAGTTCCTGGACAGGGACGGGCTTGTCCTGGGAATCTGCAACGGCTTTCAGGCCCTCATAAAGCTGGGGCTCCTTCCCTGGGGACGGATTACTCCCCTGAAGGCGGACAGCCCCACCCTGACCTTCAACACCATCGACTCCCACGTCAGCCGCTTTGTGGTAACCAGGATCGACAGCGCCTCCTCTCCCTGGCTGACGCATACAAAACCCGGAGAACTTCACTGGATACCCGTATCCCACGGGGAAGGCCGCTTTGTGGCAGCTCCGGAGGTTCTGAAGAAACTGGAAGATTCCGGGCAGATCGCCGCCCGTTACGCCGACCAGTCGGGAAGGCCGACCATGGAAGGACCGGCCAATCCCAACGGTTCCATGGGAGCGGTGGAGGCCCTGG
This genomic window from Marispirochaeta aestuarii contains:
- a CDS encoding LysR family transcriptional regulator; translated protein: MDIDYELYKIFHRVAGAGSFTKGAEELHITQSAVSQAIKNLESRLGTPLFLRDGRRIRLSHEGEVLFRHISQGILNFSAGERSLKEMAGFDSGEVRIGVGDTICRYHLIPIFKSFAEEYPGIRIQVKNRTSSGILSLLKNGSIDFGIVSLPAGSGQYTIQPFRRVRDVFVASRRFEELRGGRCRIENLAEYPLLLLNGESTTRKLLDHFLQSRGIKVVPAIELESMDLLEEFAKIGFGIAHVEEMSIQRAVSAGELFIINTEPALPDRELGIVSLGASLPSGAAKLMREYILTREPVTTI
- a CDS encoding bifunctional alpha,alpha-trehalose-phosphate synthase (UDP-forming)/trehalose-phosphatase; this encodes MAKIIYVSNRLPVTINRNPESGEYSFTRSIGGLATGLSSVHNEGGSLWVGWSGLHEEDVSGSDAEELKRLLMREESCVPFQLSRKDFEDFYLGFCNEAIWPLFHYFPNRAHYHTDQWEAYFRVNRLFFEELKPYIEPGDTIWVHDYQLMLLPQMIREEFPEALVGFFLHIPFPSYEIMRLMPWREEIMEGLMGSDLLGFHTYDYVRHFISSARRLLGYEFSLGYLTAGQRLVRADVFPMGIDYEKYNQADNTPEVISAHAEVKRELSGKRTILSVDRLDYTKGIPERIKSFALFLDQHPEYHEKVELFLIVAPSRTEVEEYQDLLKEIRELVSATNGRHGSLGWTPIHFFYRSFSFEDLTALYMEADLLLVTALRDGMNLIAKEYLAARRDDTGVLILSETAGAVHELGESLMINPNDLQGIADAIDTGLKMDVEDQKRQNSIMKRRISRYNVRFWARDFVRKLEEVHEYQRSQSARNMIDSVESKMLADYEKSRKAIFFLDYDGTLVGFRDKPEKARPDAELLDIVSALCKSRGNRVVVISGREPKDLESFFSGVPIEMAAGHGSWVKMKGREWEKAELFSTEWKEGIRPILESYTDRTPGSFIEEKEFSLAWHYRRCEPDLAALRVGELKDSLYSVIENMNIGLLDGNKVLEVKDSFVNKGIAASEWLRGEEFDFIFAVGDDYTDEDLFDVVPDTAYSIKVGMTLSKAKYHVKGWRSLRGVLKKLARLD
- a CDS encoding phosphoribosylformylglycinamidine synthase, which codes for MVRRVYVEKLSPFAHEAQHTLKEISGSLGIRGIHAARLLHRYDIDGLSEPEFRSAAETILAEAPVDRVHYELPVLSPKDHVLAIEALPGQYDQRADSATQAIQLMTHAAPPAVSAAGVWIFTGDISPENMTAIREYLINPVESREASLDLPESLELKAPEPAQIPLVDGLMDADGETLRNIMNRYGLAMSEADLALCRDYFRNTEKRNPTETELKVLDTYWSDHCRHTTFLTSLEEISFEDNPISRRIEATYREYLELKKLCSPKKPVSLMDLAVIVMKEFRGDGRLEDLEVSEEINACSIRVEARVNGKPEPWLVMFKNETHNHPTEIEPFGGAATCLGGAIRDPLSGRSYVYQAMRVSGAGDPGTALADTLPGKLPQRSICTTAARGYSSYGNQIGIATGKVHEFYHPGYIAKRMEIGAVIGAAPERNVSRLEPAPGDLILLVGGRTGRDGIGGATGSSREHSQDSLASCGAEVQKGNPPTERKLQRLFRDQEFSRRIKRCNDFGAGGVAVAVGELAPGLEINLDAVPKKYAGLDGTELAISESQERMALVIEAGDLDYFIRRAAEENLEATRIAEVTDSGRLVMRWNGSTVVDLSRDFLDTNGAEQQSSACIEGPLTEEPPFDLDKRSRSFSEQLLSVLSGLDSAGQEGLGQLFDSTIGAGSLLMPFGGRTQTSPSDGMAALLPLEEGETDTATLMSFGFDPRISSWSPYHGAVYAVLQSVARITAMGGDYRRTRLTLQEYFERLGKDPKRWGKPLAALLGAFHAQRALGTPAIGGKDSMSGSFEELDVPPTLVSFAVAPVTAERVISQELKVAGSTLLLLSIPRDDDYLPDLKIAAETYGRIHAAEPGIIRSARSIGAGGIAAALAEMAFGNELGVEIDGSVAREDLFRLEYGSIILEVSTDSPWRELFQGLPCREIGRVIAGGELRFGTEVLPLDTALEAWRNPLLKVFPIAPSPAEASGKVEVRGEKKSAVTAARSYTGPKVSPRVLIPVFPGTNCEYDSAAAFRREGALPEFAVVRNLNPRMVDESIARMAAGLKKAQILMIPGGFSAGDEPEGSGKFIAAFFRNPELTDAIHEFLDRDGLVLGICNGFQALIKLGLLPWGRITPLKADSPTLTFNTIDSHVSRFVVTRIDSASSPWLTHTKPGELHWIPVSHGEGRFVAAPEVLKKLEDSGQIAARYADQSGRPTMEGPANPNGSMGAVEALVSPDGRILGKMGHSERWRPGLYRNIPGNKDQGLFKAGVEYFG